In a genomic window of Physeter macrocephalus isolate SW-GA chromosome 14, ASM283717v5, whole genome shotgun sequence:
- the LFNG gene encoding beta-1,3-N-acetylglucosaminyltransferase lunatic fringe, with protein sequence MLKRCGRRLLLALAGALLACLLVLTADPPPPPVPAERGRRALRSLAGPSGAAPAPGLEAAAAPGALVREVHSLSEYFSLLTRSRRDAGPPPGSVPRPADGHPRPPAEPLTPHDVFIAVKTTKKFHRARLDLLLETWISRHKEMTYIFTDGDDEALARRTGNVVNTNCSAAHSRQALSCKMAVEYDRFIESGRKWFCHVDDDNYVNVRALLRLLASYPHAQDVYLGKPSLDRPIQATERVSESKVRPVHFWFATGGAGFCISRGLALKMSPWASGGHFMSTAERIRLPDDCTIGYIVEALLGVPLIRSGLFHSHLENLQQVPSSELHEQVTLSYGMFENKRNAVHIKGPFSVEADPSRFRSIHCHLYPDTPWCPHTAIF encoded by the exons ATGCTCAAGCGCTGCGGCCGCCGCCTGCTGCTGGCGCTGGCGGGCGCGCTGCTCGCCTGCCTGCTGGTGCTCACGGCCGACCCGCCGCCGCCCCCGGTGCCCGCTGAGCGCGGTCGGCGCGCGCTGCGCAGCCTGGCGGGCCCCTCGGGGGCGGCCCCAGCTCCTGGGctggaggcggcggcggcccccGGGGCGCTAGTCCGCGAGGTGCACAGTCTGTCCGAGTACTTCAGCCTGCTGACCCGCTCTCGTAGAGACGCGGGCCCACCGCCCGGCAGCGTCCCCCGCCCCGCAGACGGCCATCCGCGGCCCCCGGCCGAGCCACTCACGCCGCACGACGTCTTCATCGCGGTCAAGACCACCAAAAAGTTTCACCGCGCGCGCCTCGACTTGCTGCTGGAGACGTGGATCTCGCGCCACAAGGAGATG ACGTACATTTTCACGGACGGGGACGATGAAGCCCTGGCCAGGCGCACGG GCAACGTGGTCAATACGAACTGCTCGGCTGCCCACAGCCGCCAGGCGCTGTCCTGCAAGATGGCCGTGGAGTATGACCGCTTCATCGAGTCGGGGAGGAA GTGGTTCTGCCACGTGGATGACGATAACTACGTGAACGTGCGGGCCTTGCTGAGGCTGCTGGCCAGCTACCCGCACGCGCAGGACGTCTACCTCGGCAAGCCCAGCCTGGACAGGCCCATCCAGGCCACAGAGAGGGTCAGCGAGAGCAAGGTG CGTCCCGTCCACTTCTGGTTTGCCACCGGCGGGGCTGGCTTCTGCATCAGCCGAGGGCTGGCCCTGAAGATGAGCCCTTGGGCCAG CGGAGGCCACTTCATGAGCACGGCCGAGCGGATCCGGCTGCCGGACGACTGCACCATCGGCTACATCGTGGAGGCTCTGCTGGGCGTGCCCCTCATCCGCAGCGGGCTCTTCCACTCCCACCTGGAGAACCTGCAGCAGGTCCCCTCCTCCGAGCTCCACGAGCAG GTGACCTTGAGCTACGGCATGTTTGAAAACAAGCGGAATGCTGTCCACATCAAGGGGCCCTTCTCAGTGGAGGCCGACCCATCCag GTTCCGCTCCATCCACTGCCACCTGTACCCGGACACACCCTGGTGTCCCCATACTGCCATCTTCTAG